In Plasmodium falciparum 3D7 genome assembly, chromosome: 13, the following are encoded in one genomic region:
- a CDS encoding zinc finger protein, putative, with product MDENVKYANFLRSKIVKYFNLKNDELDINYIISILNCKSYDLYDSIFLLNESFYEQNKNTKCSSLSNVKKFTQDLVNSKKKFFSSSDANLDSPDKNFLLSNSNDIKTVGTCFQDIFENDKTINLAVNTYQNNISSHIKKNEIKPNEHFTNDFKQVLLESKRKNNNGKNKKIFDDNNKHINKNEYNDEVKNNIFQNDIIKQQNNLIKNHFINEHFINDHSMLDIEKTNEQLKLEKDIKNQKNQKNQNSEQKSNDNKREDNYFSFFNAKENNYSLKEAINFIENENNVVKYNNEQNVKEKKKKNLQICICNGQNHKIYANCLYCGKIYCTKIKYKNCIFCENQLYKSHIINNLFFQSPQNNNNNNTKKLISSVKSSNNFLYKYYFNTNNSYLKKAFELRDKMLKNSINEEQTRVIDDSIDWFEDDIKNEFNNQSIHFSHYDDEIKNEIINKYHEIFGKRFNEINIDIDLVNMKITENKDFLKIKEFNDYLNEKQKEYQTYLEHKKQQDINFNNARNYLSAKEKKNLTYINDLKKIFFKENAVKNDTKLNNVAQSYKCDKPTNYKSNKKYKCNVISIADEEQEDTPS from the exons ATGGATGAAAATGTTAAGTACGCAAATTTCTTGAGAAGTAAAatagtaaaatattttaatttaaaaaacgACGAATtagatataaattatatcatATCTATATTAAATTGTAAATCTtatgatttatatgattctatttttttattgaatGAATCTTTctatgaacaaaataaaaatacaaagtGTTCTTCTTTAAGTAACGTAAAAAAATTTACTCAAGATTTAGTAAATAgcaaaaagaaattttttagTTCAAGTGATGCAAATTTAGATAGTCCTGacaaaaattttcttttaagtAATAGTAATGACATTAAAACAGTAGGCACATGTTTTCAGGACATTTttgaaaatgataaaacaATTAATTTAGCCGTTAATacatatcaaaataatatatcatctcatataaaaaaaaatgaaataaaaccAAATGAACATTTCACAAATGATTTTAAACAAGTTCTTTTAGaatcaaaaagaaaaaataataatggaaaaaacaaaaaaatatttgatgataacaataaacacataaacaaaaatgaatataatgatgaagtaaaaaataatatatttcaaaatgatataataaaacaacaaaataatctaataaaaaatcattttataaatgaacattttataaatgatCATAGTATGTTAGATATAGAAAAGACAAATGAACAgttaaaattagaaaaagatatcaaaaatcaaaaaaatcaaaaaaatcaaaattcGGAACAAAAATCTAATGATAACAAAAGAGaagataattatttttctttttttaatgcaaaagaaaataattactCCTTAAAAGAAGctataaattttatagaGAACGAAAATAATGTTgtcaaatataataatgagcaaaatgtaaaagaaaaaaaaaaaaaaaatctacaaatatgtatatgtaatgGACAGAATCATAAAATTTATGCAAACTGTCTGTATtgtggaaaaatatattgtaccaaaataaaatataaaaattgtatcTTTTGTGAAAatcaattatataaatcacatataataaataatttattttttcaatcacctcaaaataataataataataatacaaagaAATTAATATCGTCTGTCAAAAGTtccaataattttttatacaaatattattttaatacaaataatagtTACTTAAAAAAAG ccTTTGAACTAAGAgataaaatgttaaaaaactCGATTAATGAAGAACAAACGAGAGTTATCGATGACAGTATTGATTGGTTTGAGgatgatattaaaaatgaatttaataATCAGTCTATACATTTTTCtcattatgatgatgaaataaaaaatgaaatcattaataaatatcatGAAATTTTTGGAAAACGATTTA aTGAGATTAATATTGATATCGACCTTGTAAATATGAAGATTACTGAGAATAaagattttttaaaaattaaagaatttAATGATTATTTAAACGAAAAGCAAAAGGAATATCAAACATATTTGGAACATAAAAAACAACAAGacataaattttaataatgctCGTAATTATTTGTCTgcgaaagaaaagaaaaatttaacTTACATTAATGAtctcaaaaaaatattttttaaggaAAATGCTGTGAAAAATGAtacaaaattaaataatgttGCTCAATCATATAAATGTGATAAGCCAACAAATTACAAGAGTAACAAAAAGTATAAATGTAATGTTATAAGTATAGCAGACGAAGAGCAGGAAGACACACCCTcttaa